In Acropora muricata isolate sample 2 chromosome 11, ASM3666990v1, whole genome shotgun sequence, one DNA window encodes the following:
- the LOC136889462 gene encoding uncharacterized protein, whose product MKILLNCIFKLTQSDSEVCPISEQRTTNDENEEEREDPLDEFRAPTTETCLQSILPDYPQTLKSDGNEVFNIAPGETKHPVSLMTDKNCEELAFPVLFPKGRFGYMVERAVSLSPTRYFNARLLHYSGRFAMNPEYLFFAQFIIEQKKVSDSINIALTKVHGQSLTASNLKSSVQSLQNLVCQDQAYLFLRQIPGTPPYWQKFMYEVVAMVKQLGIPTWFMTLSCADLRWPDLFQIIGRSQGLDLTEEKIEAMTYNEKCSMLNLNPVIVAKHFQYRVETFFTEVLLTKVNPIGKIVYYALRVEFQMRGSPHLHALIWTSDCPKLTHETKQEYIDFIDNHVQAYLPHEKTDSELHELVATYQKHNHSKTCRKYKNITCRFNFGQFFTKKTVVAEPLSEELDEESKMNILSRRNVILSLVKEQIDKVLNPNKPQYDPTKTEEDILSSLGITEEQYYWALSTSSDSDFDLHLKRPFDSCFINNYFVAGIKGFRANVDLQPVFNHYKCVTYVCSYFTKDETECSQAIVNAAKEAKASNLNIRDSLRKVGAAFLSSREVSSQECVYRCMPELWLRKVFPKTVFVSTDFPEKRVRVAKSKPELDELPDDSTDIYKSNIIERYIIRPSTIPAVDNLCLAEFAAYYYKEYKTECIDDAQPEILSEDVTELHVQLSANSGVTSQLPPKIKLLKTNEVMKCRKSKAVIRYHTPNKTKEPEQYFHHLLVLYYPWRNEDSLLGSDQTYASKFYEPEVQSVVTKNRALFEPDADAVSQALEALRSNEGIHMAQSFDSLNDQQNDQLQSDMQDNSESDGESFNEQVLSHLASKSTSDHTSTVPTISSHIQPEEISDDLLRESVRVLNNKQRIAYDIVLSWCRNKIKKMLTQNLESIHVDPIYLFITGGAGSGKSHLITTIYHTAVKTFRHARRNANLPTVLLMAPTGVSAINISGTTVNTALAIPKETGENLPAMSDQKRTQMRVSLSELKLIIIDEA is encoded by the exons ATGAAAATCTTACTGAATTGCATCTTCAAATTAACTCAAAGTGATAGTGAAGTTTGTCCAATTAGTGAACAGAGAACAACTAATGATGAAAATGAGGAAGAGAGAGAGGATCCTTTGGATGAATTCCGAGCACCCACTACAGAAACTTGCTTGCAGTCAATTTTACCTGATTATCCACAGACATTGAAGTCAGATGGAAATGAAGTTTTCAATATTGCACCAGGTGAAACTAAACATCCAGTTTCATTAATGACTGACAAAAATTGTGAAGAACTAGCATTTCCAGTATTATTCCCAAAAGGTAGATTTGGGTACATGGTGGAAAGAGCAGTTAGCTTGTCACCAACAAGATACTTCAATGCCCGTTTGTTACATTATAGTGGCAGGTTTGCAATGAATCCCGAGTATTTGTTCTTTGCACAGTTCATAATAGAACAGAAAAAAGTATCAGATAGCATTAATATAGCTCTCACAAAAGTTCATGGACAGTCTCTTACTGCATCAAATTTAAAGTCCAGTGtgcaaagtttacaaaatcTTGTGTGTCAAGACCAGGCTTATTTGTTTCTGAGACAGATACCAGGTACACCTCCCTACTGGCAAAAATTTATGTATGAAGTTGTAGCTATGGTAAAACAACTTGGAATTCCCACCTGGTTTATGACATTGTCTTGTGCTGACCTTAGATGGCCCGACTTGTTTCAGATTATTGGCAGGTCACAAGGTCTCGActtaactgaagaaaaaattgaagcaATGACTTACAATGAAAAATGCTCAATGCTGAACTTGAACCCTGTCATTGTTGCTAAGCATTTTCAGTATAGGgttgaaacattttttacagAGGTGCTGCTCACCAAGGTAAACCCTATTGGAAAAATAGTTTATTATGCTCTACGTGTTGAATTTCAGATGAGAGGATCTCCTCATCTCCATGCATTAATATGGACTAGTGACTGTCCAAAGCTAACACATGAAACCAAACAGGAGTATATTGATTTCATAGATAATCATGTTCAGGCATACTTGCCACATGAAAAAACAGACTCTGAATTGCATGAATTGGTTGCAACCTATCAAAAGCATAATCACTCAAAGACTTGTAGAAAGTATAAAAATATCACTTGTAGGTTTAATTTTGGGCAGTTTTTCACCAAGAAGACAGTTGTAGCAGAACCACTCTCTGAGGAATTAGATGAAGAGTctaaaatgaacattttatcCAGAAGAAATGTAATTCTCAGTTTAGTTAAAGAGCAAATAGACAAAGTGTTGAACCCCAATAAGCCACAGTATGATCCCACTAAAACAGAAGAGGATATCCTAAGCTCATTAGGTATTACAGAAGAACAATATTACTGGGCTTTATCTACGTCTAGTGACTCTGACTTTGATCTTCATCTGAAAAGACCATTTGATAGTTGTTTtataaataactattttgttgCTGGGATCAAAGGTTTTCGTGCCAATGTTGACTTGCAACCTGTTTTCAATCATTACAAATGTGTAACATATGTTTGCTCCTACTTTACAAAGGATGAAACTGAATGTTCACAGGCTATTGTGAATGCAGCAAAGGAAGCTAAAGCCTCGAATTTGAACATTAGAGACAGCCTGAGGAAAGTAGGAGCAGCTTTTCTTTCAAGTAGAGAAGTTAGTTCTCAAGAATGTGTATACAGATGTATGCCAGAGCTTTGGTTAAGGAAAGTTTTCCCAAAAACAGTTTTTGTGTCTACTGATTTCCCAGAGAAGAGAGTTAGAGTTGCAAAGAGTAAGCCAGAGCTTGATGAGTTACCTGATGATAGCACAGACATATATAAATCAAATATAATAGAACGCTACATTATCCGACCAAGTACAATCCCTGCTGTTGATAACTTGTGCTTGGCAGAGTTTGCTGCATACTATTACAAAGAATACAAGACAGAGTGCATAGATGATGCACAACCAGAAATACTAAGTGAAGATGTCACGGAATTACATGTTCAATTAAGCGCAAATTCTGGGGTCACAAGCCAGTTACCTCCCAAAATAAAACTACTGAAAACTAATGAAGTAATGAAATGTAGGAAAAGTAAGGCTGTAATACGTTACCATacaccaaacaaaacaaaagagcctGAACAATATTTTCACCACTTACTTGTCCTGTATTATCCATGGCGAAATGAAGATTCTCTTCTTGGTAGTGACCAGACTTATGCATCAAAATTCTACGAACCTGAAGTTCAGTCTGTTGTTACAAAAAACAGAGCACTATTTGAACCTGATGCAGATGCTGTCTCACAGGCACTAGAAGCTTTAAGAAGCAATGAAGGCATCCATATGGCTCAGTCTTTTGATTCTTTAAATGACCAACAAAATGACCAGTTACAATCAGATATGCAAGACAACAGTGAAAGTGATGGTGAATCATTCAATGAACAAGTGCTGTCACATCTTGCCTCAAAATCTACCTCTGATCATACATCAACTGTTCCAACAATTTCATCCCATATTCAACCAGAGGAAATCTCTGATGACTTGCTTCGAGAATCTGTGAGGGTATTAAACAATAAACAGCGTATTGCATATGATATTGTCCTTTCTTGGTGCAGAAACAAGATTAAGAAAATGCTTACTCAAAACCTAGAAAGCATACATGTAGACCCAATATACCTCTTTATCACAGGGGGTGCTGGATCTGGCAAAAGTCATTTGATAACGACAATATATCACACAGCAGTCAAGACATTTAGACATGCAAGACGCAATGCTAATCTACCAACAGTTTTGTTGATGGCGCCAACAGGGGTTTCTGCCATAAACATAAGTGGAACAACAGTTAATACTGCTTTAGCtattccaaaagaaacaggcGAAAATCTTCCTGCAATGTCTGATCAAAAGAGGACACAAATGAGAGTTTCTTTGTCTGAACTGAAGCTTATTATAATAGATGAA GCTTAA